In Pseudomonas asiatica, the following are encoded in one genomic region:
- a CDS encoding ATP-binding protein: MPETVYHRPALASRLSKLILQVAVGSAASSGVFLAAPRRTGKSTFAREDLRPALETAGAIVLYADLWKDLTKDPGQVIVEAVREAVGRNEGFITRLAKSSGMEKVTVGGLNFSVDKIGLGQDVDLTTALAALSDESRKIIVLIIDEAQHAITTEQGIAALFALKAARDELNSSKHHGLRIVCTGSNRDKLAMLRSSKDQAFFGASMVQFPTLDQDFIDWLCANIDLPCALDSTEVFQLFKESGYRPELLGAAADEIRFDFGIEPEAIPARFRELVQAQANDLNANLKKVIHSLTPIQAAVLRVMCAKGNDYAPFEAPTLALYAKAMEQAGVDASEVKAEVPGVQQALIALQDKNLVWKASRGVYAVDEQVIVDIVRADGLLEGLA, encoded by the coding sequence ATGCCTGAAACTGTCTATCACCGCCCGGCGCTTGCGTCCCGCCTGTCGAAATTGATCCTGCAAGTCGCCGTGGGCAGCGCAGCAAGCTCTGGTGTGTTTCTCGCTGCGCCACGACGTACCGGGAAATCCACCTTTGCCCGCGAAGACCTGCGCCCGGCCCTCGAAACAGCCGGGGCCATTGTGCTGTATGCCGATCTGTGGAAAGACCTGACCAAGGATCCCGGGCAAGTCATCGTAGAAGCGGTGCGTGAGGCGGTCGGGCGTAACGAAGGCTTCATCACGCGGCTGGCAAAGTCATCTGGCATGGAGAAGGTCACTGTCGGCGGCCTGAATTTCAGCGTGGACAAGATCGGGCTGGGGCAAGATGTCGACCTGACCACCGCCCTGGCGGCGCTCTCCGATGAGTCCCGCAAGATCATCGTGCTGATCATCGACGAAGCACAGCATGCAATCACGACCGAGCAAGGAATAGCGGCGCTGTTCGCCCTCAAGGCAGCCAGAGACGAACTCAACAGTTCGAAGCACCATGGCTTGCGCATCGTCTGCACCGGTTCAAACCGGGACAAGCTGGCCATGCTGCGCAGCAGCAAGGACCAGGCGTTCTTCGGCGCCTCCATGGTGCAGTTCCCGACCCTGGACCAGGACTTCATCGACTGGCTGTGCGCCAATATCGACCTGCCATGCGCACTCGATTCAACGGAGGTGTTTCAGCTCTTCAAGGAAAGCGGCTATCGCCCAGAGCTATTGGGTGCGGCCGCGGATGAAATCCGCTTCGACTTCGGCATTGAACCCGAGGCCATTCCGGCACGGTTCAGAGAGCTTGTCCAGGCACAAGCCAATGACTTGAACGCAAACCTGAAAAAGGTGATCCACAGCCTCACGCCTATCCAGGCTGCGGTTCTACGTGTCATGTGCGCAAAGGGGAACGACTACGCGCCGTTCGAGGCCCCGACCCTGGCACTGTACGCCAAAGCGATGGAACAGGCTGGCGTGGATGCGAGCGAAGTGAAGGCCGAGGTACCGGGGGTGCAGCAAGCGCTTATCGCCTTGCAGGACAAGAACCTGGTGTGGAAAGCATCGCGGGGGGTGTACGCGGTAGATGAACAGGTGATAGTCGATATCGTGCGAGCGGACGGTTTGCTGGAAGGTCTTGCCTGA
- the cysK gene encoding cysteine synthase A, which translates to MSRIFADNAHSIGNTPLVQINRIAPRGVTILAKIEGRNPGYSVKCRIGANMVWDAESSGKLKPGMTIVEPTSGNTGIGLAFVAAARGYKLMLTMPASMSLERRKVLKALGAELVLTDPAKGMKGAIEKANEIVASDPAQYFLPGQFENPANPAIHEKTTGPEIWNDTDGAVDVLVAGVGTGGTITGVSRYIKHTQGKAILSVAVEPVASPLISQTLAGEELKPSPHKIQGIGAGFVPKNLDLSIVDQVETVTDEESKAMAIRLMQEEGILCGISCGAAMAAAVRLAEKPEMQGKTIVVILPDSGERYLSSMLFSDMFSEQENQQ; encoded by the coding sequence ATGAGCCGTATCTTTGCAGACAACGCCCACTCCATCGGTAACACGCCGCTGGTGCAGATCAACCGCATTGCCCCGCGCGGCGTGACCATCCTGGCCAAGATCGAAGGGCGTAACCCGGGCTATTCGGTCAAATGCCGCATCGGCGCGAACATGGTCTGGGACGCCGAAAGCAGCGGCAAGCTCAAGCCGGGCATGACCATCGTCGAACCGACCTCGGGCAACACCGGCATCGGCCTGGCCTTCGTCGCCGCAGCCCGTGGCTACAAACTGATGCTGACCATGCCCGCATCCATGAGCCTGGAGCGCCGCAAGGTGCTGAAGGCTCTGGGCGCCGAGTTGGTGCTGACCGACCCGGCCAAGGGCATGAAGGGCGCCATCGAGAAGGCCAACGAAATCGTCGCCTCCGACCCGGCCCAATACTTCCTGCCGGGCCAGTTCGAAAACCCAGCCAACCCGGCGATCCACGAAAAAACCACCGGCCCGGAAATCTGGAACGACACCGACGGCGCGGTCGACGTGCTGGTGGCAGGGGTTGGCACTGGCGGCACCATCACCGGTGTTTCGCGCTACATCAAGCATACGCAGGGCAAGGCGATCCTGTCGGTGGCGGTGGAGCCAGTGGCCTCGCCGCTGATCAGCCAGACCCTGGCCGGCGAAGAGCTCAAGCCCAGCCCGCACAAGATCCAGGGCATCGGCGCCGGCTTCGTGCCGAAGAACCTCGACCTGTCGATCGTTGACCAGGTGGAAACGGTGACTGACGAAGAGTCCAAGGCCATGGCCATCCGCCTGATGCAGGAAGAGGGCATCCTCTGTGGCATTTCCTGTGGTGCGGCGATGGCGGCGGCCGTGCGCCTGGCCGAAAAGCCGGAAATGCAGGGTAAGACCATCGTCGTGATTTTGCCGGACTCCGGCGAGCGCTACCTGTCGAGCATGCTGTTCAGCGACATGTTCAGCGAGCAGGAAAACCAGCAGTAA
- a CDS encoding aspartyl/asparaginyl beta-hydroxylase domain-containing protein: protein MTFSFAAKAGVLLVFFGSVLFVHLRGKARLPVLRQFVNHSALFAPYNSLMYLFSGVPSKPYLDRQRFPELDVLKDNWQEIREEAMRLFDEGYIRAAEKDNDAGFGSFFKKGWKRFYLKWYDKPLPSAETLCPRTVELVSSIPNVKGAMFALLPGGSHLNPHRDPFAGSLRYHLGLSTPNSDACRIYVDGEEYAWRDGEDVMFDETYVHWVKNETDVTRVILFCDIERPLSSPLMTRINRQVSAFLGRATAPQNTDDERVGGINQAYAWSKRFSNRISSQVKQFKRANPKAYRVLRPVLAAVVVYLLYHWLF from the coding sequence ATGACCTTTTCCTTTGCAGCCAAGGCGGGTGTCTTGCTGGTGTTTTTTGGCAGCGTGCTGTTCGTGCACCTGCGCGGCAAGGCTCGCTTGCCGGTGTTGCGCCAGTTCGTCAACCATTCGGCGCTGTTCGCCCCTTATAACAGCCTGATGTACCTGTTTTCCGGCGTGCCGTCCAAACCCTACCTGGACCGCCAGCGCTTCCCCGAGCTGGACGTGCTGAAGGACAACTGGCAGGAAATCCGCGAAGAGGCCATGCGCCTGTTCGACGAGGGTTACATCCGCGCCGCGGAGAAGGATAACGACGCCGGCTTCGGTTCGTTCTTCAAGAAAGGCTGGAAGCGCTTTTACCTGAAGTGGTACGACAAACCGTTGCCTTCTGCCGAAACCCTGTGCCCGCGCACCGTCGAGCTGGTCAGCAGCATCCCCAACGTCAAGGGTGCGATGTTCGCCCTGCTGCCCGGCGGCAGCCACCTGAACCCGCACCGCGACCCGTTCGCCGGCTCCCTGCGCTACCACCTGGGCCTGTCCACCCCCAACTCCGATGCTTGCCGCATCTACGTCGATGGCGAGGAATATGCCTGGCGTGACGGTGAGGACGTGATGTTCGATGAAACCTACGTGCACTGGGTCAAGAACGAGACCGACGTTACCCGGGTGATCCTGTTCTGCGACATCGAACGCCCGCTGAGCAGCCCACTGATGACCCGCATCAACCGCCAGGTCAGCGCCTTCCTCGGCCGTGCCACCGCGCCGCAGAACACCGACGACGAGCGTGTGGGCGGGATCAACCAGGCCTACGCCTGGAGCAAGCGCTTCAGCAACCGGATCAGTAGCCAGGTCAAGCAGTTCAAGCGCGCCAACCCCAAGGCCTACCGCGTGCTGCGGCCGGTGCTGGCGGCGGTGGTGGTGTACCTGTTGTATCACTGGTTGTTCTGA
- a CDS encoding cyclic peptide export ABC transporter, whose amino-acid sequence MKTSSPGAIRELLGLLKPYRPAVIVSVLLGMLGGLAVTALLATVNQGLHAAGGMSQGVILAFAGLCVLALVSSVAADSGTNYVGQKVIARLRKDLGAKVLSAPIEQIERYRTHRLIPVLTRDVDTISDFAFAFAPLAISLTTVTGCMAYLAWLSWPIFLITLAAIGIGSGIQYVARQKGVAGFNAARDAEDNLQKHYSAIAEGAKELRIDRRRRHAMLTRNIQGTADFIANTHIRAINIFVAAKSLGSMLFFVVIGLTLALQSLWPSNDPAVMSGFVLVLLYMKGPLETLIGNLPILGRAQVAFRRIADLSERFSSPEPHLLLEPPVKRTAPASAHLELHNVEYAYPPVDGNEPFRVGPVNLSIEPGEILFIVGENGCGKTSLIKLLLGLYTPQRGEVRLNGKAVGPEGLDDYRQLFTTVFADYYLFDDLPEHEHSLPSDATRYLERLEIAHKVSVRDGAFTTTDLSTGQRKRLALVNAWLDGRPVLVFDEWAADQDPTFRRVFYTELLPDLKRLGKTIIVISHDDRYFDTADKVVHLSRGKVVEALEPA is encoded by the coding sequence ATGAAAACCTCCTCCCCCGGGGCCATCCGCGAATTGCTGGGCCTGCTGAAACCCTACCGCCCGGCGGTAATCGTCTCGGTGCTGCTGGGCATGCTCGGCGGCCTGGCCGTGACCGCCCTGCTGGCCACCGTCAACCAGGGCCTGCATGCCGCTGGCGGCATGAGCCAGGGCGTGATCCTGGCATTCGCCGGCCTGTGCGTGCTGGCCCTGGTCAGCAGCGTGGCGGCCGACAGCGGCACCAACTACGTTGGGCAGAAAGTCATCGCCAGGCTGCGCAAGGACCTCGGCGCCAAGGTGCTGTCAGCGCCGATCGAGCAGATCGAGCGCTACCGCACCCATCGCCTGATCCCGGTGCTGACCCGCGACGTCGACACCATCAGCGACTTTGCCTTCGCCTTCGCCCCGCTGGCCATCTCGCTCACCACCGTGACTGGCTGCATGGCCTACCTGGCCTGGCTGTCGTGGCCGATCTTCCTCATCACCCTGGCGGCCATCGGCATTGGCAGTGGCATCCAGTACGTGGCCAGGCAGAAAGGCGTGGCCGGCTTCAACGCCGCCCGCGATGCCGAAGACAACCTGCAGAAGCACTACTCGGCCATCGCCGAGGGCGCCAAGGAGCTGCGCATCGACCGCCGCCGCCGCCACGCCATGCTGACCCGTAACATCCAGGGCACCGCCGACTTCATCGCCAACACCCATATCCGCGCCATCAACATCTTCGTCGCGGCCAAGAGCCTGGGGTCGATGCTGTTCTTCGTGGTCATCGGCCTGACCCTGGCCCTGCAATCGCTATGGCCGAGCAACGACCCGGCGGTGATGAGCGGCTTCGTGCTGGTGCTGCTGTACATGAAAGGCCCGCTGGAAACCTTGATCGGCAACCTGCCGATCCTCGGCCGCGCCCAGGTGGCGTTCCGCCGCATTGCCGACCTGTCCGAGCGCTTCTCCTCGCCCGAGCCGCACCTGCTGCTGGAGCCGCCGGTCAAGCGCACCGCCCCGGCCAGCGCGCACCTGGAACTGCACAACGTCGAGTACGCCTACCCGCCGGTGGACGGCAACGAGCCGTTCCGCGTGGGGCCGGTGAACCTGAGCATCGAACCGGGCGAGATCCTGTTCATCGTCGGCGAGAACGGCTGCGGCAAGACTTCGCTGATCAAGCTGCTGCTCGGCCTATACACCCCGCAACGCGGCGAAGTGCGCCTGAACGGCAAGGCCGTCGGCCCGGAGGGGCTGGATGACTATCGCCAGCTGTTCACCACGGTGTTCGCCGACTACTACCTGTTCGACGACCTGCCCGAGCATGAACACAGCCTGCCCAGTGATGCCACGCGCTACCTCGAGCGGCTGGAGATCGCCCACAAGGTGAGCGTACGCGACGGTGCCTTTACCACCACCGACCTGTCGACCGGCCAGCGCAAGCGCCTGGCACTGGTCAATGCCTGGCTGGACGGGCGACCGGTGCTGGTGTTCGACGAATGGGCGGCGGACCAGGACCCGACCTTCCGCCGGGTGTTCTACACCGAGCTGCTGCCGGACCTGAAGCGTTTGGGCAAGACCATCATCGTGATTTCGCATGATGACCGGTATTTCGATACGGCGGACAAGGTGGTGCACCTTAGCCGGGGGAAAGTGGTGGAGGCGTTGGAGCCGGCTTGA
- a CDS encoding DUF748 domain-containing protein, giving the protein MRARYRWPLIGLASLIVLLLALHLALPYLVRDYLNDKLADMGDYRGQVADVDLAWWRGAYQINGLKIVKTTGKVPVPFLDAPLIDLSVSWHALWYDRAVVAEVIFDRPELNFVDGGNKQNSQTGQGTDWRQQLEKLLPITLNEVRIDNGVLTFRNFNSKPPVNLKATQLDASIRNLTNIRDEKGRRDASFDGTALIVGDAKVESRATFDPFSDFDDFEFRLRAKGIELRKLNDFASAYGKFDFNAGHGDVVIEAEATNGRLNGYIKPLLRDVDVFDWQQDVQEKDKGFFRSVWEALVGATETVLKNQPKNQFATRVELSGSVHKQDISAFEAFLQILRNGFIEAFNARYERDAPDSD; this is encoded by the coding sequence ATGAGAGCCCGTTATCGCTGGCCGTTGATCGGCCTGGCCAGCCTGATCGTGCTGTTGCTGGCGCTGCACCTGGCCCTGCCCTATCTGGTGCGCGACTACCTCAATGACAAACTGGCCGACATGGGCGACTACCGTGGCCAGGTGGCCGATGTGGACCTGGCCTGGTGGCGCGGTGCATACCAGATCAACGGGCTGAAGATCGTCAAGACCACCGGCAAGGTGCCGGTACCGTTTCTCGATGCACCGCTGATCGACCTGTCGGTGAGCTGGCACGCCCTTTGGTACGACCGCGCAGTGGTTGCCGAAGTAATATTCGACCGGCCGGAACTCAACTTCGTCGATGGCGGCAACAAACAGAACTCGCAGACCGGTCAGGGCACCGACTGGCGCCAGCAACTGGAAAAACTGCTGCCGATCACCCTGAACGAGGTTCGCATCGACAACGGCGTGCTGACTTTCCGCAACTTCAACTCCAAACCACCAGTCAACCTCAAGGCCACTCAGCTCGATGCCAGTATTCGCAACCTCACCAACATTCGTGACGAAAAGGGCCGACGTGATGCCAGCTTCGATGGCACGGCGCTGATCGTAGGCGATGCCAAGGTGGAAAGTCGCGCCACCTTCGACCCGTTCAGCGATTTCGACGACTTCGAGTTCCGCCTGCGCGCCAAGGGTATCGAGCTGCGCAAGCTCAATGACTTCGCCAGCGCCTACGGCAAGTTCGATTTCAATGCCGGGCACGGCGATGTGGTGATAGAGGCCGAGGCGACCAACGGGCGATTGAACGGGTACATCAAGCCACTGTTGCGGGATGTGGATGTGTTCGACTGGCAGCAGGATGTGCAGGAGAAGGACAAAGGCTTCTTCCGCTCGGTCTGGGAAGCGCTGGTAGGTGCGACCGAGACGGTATTGAAGAACCAGCCGAAGAACCAGTTCGCGACCCGGGTAGAGCTCAGCGGCAGCGTGCACAAACAGGATATCAGCGCCTT